A region of Deltaproteobacteria bacterium DNA encodes the following proteins:
- a CDS encoding extracellular solute-binding protein has product MAIAHGHRTGRIEKSEVMRKSSDGSGRSVGSLILIVAMFASSVVFAAAAPANFDAEWAKLVAAAQQEGTVTVASGGAPSRQYRPVVEAFTKKFGVKVEVSTGNATDTVNRVLAERKAGKFTMDVALISSRENQQRLVPSESLVPITPMLFHPEVTDLSKWYKNRHMYADKFSKFTLIYHAGLEDQYETWYNTDKIKEAEIATLNKQTDVFDPKWKGKVAGQGLGDPSGIRQMIDSYFEPDRGPDWVKKYMMDTGVTFTDDRRILETWVVNGRFPLQFVATGTEEYVGLAKKGLPIKPRSLVKKAGVLRASGSGCCISMFANAPHPNTAKLFVNWFLSKEGQTLTHTLIPNLDRSSLRTDVPFGEVSPQQRRGFGKEYAFPDADPATGGKQEEVQKWLFKLWESRQK; this is encoded by the coding sequence ATGGCCATAGCGCATGGTCATCGGACTGGGCGCATAGAGAAGAGTGAGGTTATGAGAAAGTCATCAGACGGATCAGGCCGATCGGTTGGATCTTTAATCTTGATAGTGGCAATGTTCGCGAGCAGCGTCGTCTTTGCCGCCGCCGCGCCGGCGAACTTTGACGCTGAGTGGGCAAAGTTGGTCGCCGCGGCGCAGCAGGAAGGCACAGTAACAGTCGCTTCCGGCGGCGCGCCGTCGCGCCAGTATCGGCCGGTGGTGGAAGCTTTCACGAAAAAATTTGGTGTCAAGGTTGAAGTGTCGACCGGCAATGCAACGGACACCGTCAACCGCGTTCTGGCCGAGCGCAAGGCCGGCAAATTCACCATGGACGTGGCGTTGATCAGCTCGCGCGAGAACCAGCAGCGGCTGGTGCCGTCCGAATCGCTGGTGCCGATCACGCCGATGTTGTTTCATCCGGAAGTGACCGACCTCTCTAAATGGTACAAGAACCGCCACATGTATGCCGACAAGTTCAGCAAGTTCACGCTGATCTATCATGCCGGCTTAGAAGACCAATACGAGACTTGGTACAACACCGACAAGATCAAAGAAGCGGAAATCGCCACACTCAACAAGCAGACCGATGTGTTCGATCCCAAATGGAAAGGCAAGGTCGCCGGCCAGGGTCTGGGCGATCCTTCCGGCATTCGCCAGATGATCGACAGCTATTTCGAGCCCGACCGCGGCCCCGACTGGGTAAAGAAATACATGATGGATACCGGCGTTACCTTCACCGACGACCGGCGCATCCTGGAGACCTGGGTCGTCAACGGACGCTTTCCGCTGCAGTTCGTCGCTACTGGCACCGAGGAGTACGTCGGGCTGGCGAAGAAGGGGCTGCCGATCAAACCGCGCTCTCTGGTCAAGAAAGCCGGCGTGCTACGCGCGTCGGGTTCCGGCTGCTGTATCTCGATGTTTGCCAATGCGCCGCATCCCAATACGGCCAAGCTTTTCGTCAATTGGTTCCTAAGCAAGGAAGGCCAGACGCTGACGCACACGCTGATTCCCAATCTCGATCGCTCATCGCTGCGCACCGATGTGCCCTTTGGCGAAGTCTCACCGCAGCAGCGCCGCGGCTTTGGCAAAGAGTATGCCTTCCCCGATGCGGATCCGGCCACGGGGGGCAAGCAGGAAGAGGTGCAGAAGTGGCTCTTCAAGCTCTGGGAGTCGCGGCAGAAGTAG